The following coding sequences lie in one Peribacillus frigoritolerans genomic window:
- a CDS encoding MFS transporter, with translation MAQDSKGIFYGWYVVLCGFFIMFAGFSIINSLHSLFMVPVTEDLGISRTTFSIALSIAGLGVAVASPIMGKLLAKGNMKLIMSICVVIAGAGFMSYSLANSAVYFSIIGFVIGICVAGFSNIPISIMLTNWFYEKKGKAMGLAFAGSGIGAAVLSPIITNLISNYGWRTAYVIAGILIIVLTLPLVLLFAKKSPAEKGLVPLGSDKMEMAETNVESEQNGLTMGEAKKTAMFWIFVLGIVCFALVAGGVQMHIPAYLIDIGHPAIFAGTIFGILSLANTVGKLILGAVLDKYGTAGGAIYVGACMTIAMAALLLAKTQAFAFLFAIAFGFSIVISTLGPPFMTNDIFGKKDFGSIFGIVQVFFVAAGSLGVIVSGVIYDLTESYRAAWIFFLCLFIFSMVCVLAANGMKKKTIRRIKNISDQKIG, from the coding sequence ATGGCACAAGATTCTAAAGGCATTTTTTATGGATGGTATGTTGTGTTGTGTGGCTTTTTCATAATGTTCGCAGGTTTCTCGATAATAAATTCCCTGCATAGTTTGTTCATGGTCCCGGTTACAGAGGATTTAGGAATAAGCAGAACCACTTTTTCCATTGCACTTTCCATTGCTGGCCTTGGAGTGGCTGTTGCTTCTCCGATCATGGGTAAATTACTCGCTAAAGGGAATATGAAATTGATCATGTCAATTTGCGTAGTAATTGCCGGAGCAGGATTCATGTCATACTCGCTTGCCAACTCAGCTGTATATTTTAGTATCATAGGCTTTGTAATTGGCATCTGTGTTGCAGGCTTTTCCAATATTCCCATATCAATCATGTTAACCAATTGGTTTTATGAGAAAAAAGGAAAGGCCATGGGTTTGGCATTTGCGGGATCGGGAATTGGGGCAGCAGTACTCAGTCCGATCATTACAAATTTAATCTCAAATTATGGTTGGAGAACGGCCTACGTAATAGCAGGGATACTGATAATTGTCTTAACATTACCCTTGGTTCTTCTATTTGCAAAGAAAAGTCCCGCAGAAAAGGGCCTTGTTCCATTGGGCTCTGACAAAATGGAAATGGCCGAAACTAATGTGGAATCTGAACAGAATGGCTTAACGATGGGGGAAGCAAAGAAGACAGCGATGTTTTGGATTTTCGTACTTGGAATCGTTTGTTTTGCATTAGTCGCTGGCGGGGTGCAAATGCATATCCCGGCATACTTGATCGATATAGGGCATCCAGCCATTTTTGCTGGCACCATTTTTGGAATACTATCTTTGGCAAATACGGTTGGAAAATTGATTTTAGGAGCTGTTTTGGATAAGTACGGTACGGCAGGAGGCGCCATTTATGTAGGCGCTTGCATGACGATTGCTATGGCAGCGCTATTGTTAGCTAAGACACAGGCATTCGCATTCTTATTCGCCATCGCCTTTGGCTTTAGCATTGTGATATCCACTCTAGGGCCTCCCTTCATGACAAATGATATCTTTGGAAAGAAGGACTTCGGCTCCATCTTTGGCATAGTGCAAGTTTTTTTTGTGGCGGCAGGCTCATTGGGTGTGATCGTTTCGGGTGTAATCTATGATTTGACAGAAAGCTATCGTGCAGCTTGGATCTTCTTTCTTTGCTTATTCATCTTCAGCATGGTTTGTGTACTAGCGGCAAATGGCATGAAAAAAAAGACGATCAGAAGAATCAAAAATATTTCCGACCAAAAAATTGGATAG
- a CDS encoding amidohydrolase — MKADIVFINGEVITVNQKSEVAEALAIKGDRISAVGTNQEIKVFIGEETNVIDLQGKSLLPGFIDSHIHLILYGVNQLAVSCKAEHIKSVEDLLIDLKEKALTIPKGEWIRAWGFNETAVKEKRYPTIAELDAISTDHPIIVTRTCSHISVVNSRALEIAGIDENSENPTGGIIEKDREGRITGKLIETANMIMADRASYSESELLKAVKIASEHFIAAGITSIHEAGAHGPESFRLMQQAIKNKDIRVRIYAMVGSLNNSHEFVNKMMDSGMITGTGDERFKIGPAKLFTDGSSTGPTIATREPYSSDPGYSGILYYKEEEIYQVLGQAHKKGYQITVHAQGDKAIEMYLNCVEKALNESPRKDHRHRIEHAGISSPDLQMRMKELEIIPIPNPPFPYEFGDIYIEHYGNRVNHMYAARDFIDNGILAAGGSDAPVTDHDPLLGIHVAVNRTSRSGTKIGTVQSISVLEAIKLYTWNGAFASFDEDVKGSLEAGKLADLVVLNDSILKVDSQNIKDLKVESTILNGEILYHRETLVEI; from the coding sequence TTGAAAGCAGATATTGTGTTCATAAACGGCGAGGTCATAACCGTAAATCAAAAAAGTGAAGTCGCAGAAGCCCTGGCAATTAAAGGTGATCGTATTTCGGCAGTCGGAACGAATCAGGAAATCAAGGTATTTATCGGAGAGGAAACAAATGTGATTGATTTGCAGGGAAAGTCATTACTTCCTGGGTTTATAGATTCTCATATTCATCTAATATTGTACGGTGTCAATCAATTGGCAGTAAGTTGTAAAGCTGAACATATCAAATCTGTAGAAGATTTGTTAATCGATCTGAAGGAGAAAGCTTTGACGATCCCTAAAGGTGAATGGATTCGTGCCTGGGGCTTCAATGAGACTGCTGTGAAAGAAAAACGTTATCCTACAATAGCAGAATTGGATGCTATTTCAACAGACCATCCCATTATCGTAACCCGTACATGCAGCCATATTAGTGTGGTGAATAGCAGGGCCTTAGAGATTGCCGGAATAGATGAGAACTCAGAGAATCCAACTGGAGGGATCATTGAAAAGGATAGGGAGGGGAGAATTACAGGCAAACTCATTGAAACGGCAAATATGATAATGGCCGATAGAGCAAGTTATTCTGAGAGTGAACTGTTGAAAGCAGTGAAAATAGCATCTGAGCATTTCATCGCAGCAGGAATAACAAGCATTCATGAAGCAGGTGCTCATGGTCCTGAAAGTTTCCGTTTAATGCAGCAGGCCATAAAAAATAAGGATATTCGTGTCCGTATCTATGCGATGGTCGGTTCATTGAATAATTCTCATGAATTTGTAAATAAAATGATGGATTCGGGAATGATAACCGGAACTGGGGACGAAAGATTCAAAATCGGACCAGCCAAATTGTTTACGGATGGCAGCAGTACCGGTCCGACAATTGCTACCCGTGAGCCCTATTCGAGTGATCCAGGTTATTCCGGAATTCTTTATTATAAAGAAGAGGAAATCTATCAAGTATTAGGTCAAGCACATAAAAAAGGCTATCAGATCACAGTCCATGCCCAAGGGGACAAAGCGATAGAGATGTATTTAAATTGCGTGGAAAAGGCTTTGAACGAATCGCCAAGAAAAGATCATAGACATAGGATCGAGCATGCCGGAATATCTTCTCCAGATTTACAAATGAGGATGAAAGAACTTGAAATCATCCCAATCCCCAACCCCCCATTTCCTTATGAATTCGGTGATATATATATTGAACATTACGGCAATAGGGTCAACCACATGTACGCCGCCCGTGATTTTATTGATAATGGGATCTTGGCCGCAGGCGGTTCCGATGCTCCGGTTACTGATCACGACCCTTTATTAGGCATACACGTTGCTGTTAATAGAACAAGCAGGTCAGGTACGAAAATAGGTACGGTTCAATCTATTAGCGTTTTGGAAGCCATTAAACTATACACATGGAATGGCGCGTTTGCGAGTTTCGATGAAGATGTCAAAGGCAGCCTGGAGGCTGGTAAGCTGGCCGATCTAGTAGTTTTGAATGATAGTATATTGAAAGTGGATTCCCAAAATATCAAGGATTTGAAAGTTGAATCAACGATTCTGAATGGGGAGATTCTTTATCATAGGGAAACATTGGTAGAAATATAA